In the genome of Nymphaea colorata isolate Beijing-Zhang1983 chromosome 9, ASM883128v2, whole genome shotgun sequence, one region contains:
- the LOC116261222 gene encoding protein TIC 21, chloroplastic: protein MMITQAGLSWQGRAATAISSPLLPRRSHVPKAPNFNSSSLPLTRAPPPLTLSRLSCSPLSPLLSFRLSSSTPLRVSSPASSAPSSYSNEELEKKLAQVSKRLESTSRYLKRLGSLGFWGQLVCTVVAAVILSFSVVITGRVTSPVTFYCTAGGISAAFMSAFWSFGYTRLADKLQRTATDPEKAPPRAEVINSLKNAILINILGMGAAVLGMQSTVGLLVAKALTSSATPYYQGMRPGYSPVLALDVFLVQASANTILSHFLGLVLSLELLRFVTLPLEAVAVPRGT, encoded by the exons ATGATGATTACGCAGGCAGGGCTCTCTTGGCAGGGAAGAGCTGCCACAGCCATCTCctcccctcttcttcctcgCCGTTCTCACGTTCCAAAGGCACCCAACTTCAATTCATCATCTCTTCCTCTTACTAGAGCCCCACCACCACTAACCCTGTCCAGGCTATCCTGTTCGCCTCTATCGCCTCTGCTCTCCTTCCGGTTGTCCTCCTCGACCCCCCTCCGTGTTTCGTCTCCTGCTTCTTCCGCCCCATCATCTTATTCAAATGAAGAACTGGAGAAGAAACTTGCACAG GTTTCTAAGAGGCTGGAGAGCACTTCTCGCTACCTTAAAAGGTTAGGCAGTCTGGGTTTCTGGGGCCAGCTTGTCTGCACTGTGGTAGCTGCTGTAATTTTATCATTCTCTGTTGTTATCACTGGGAGAGTTACATCTCCAGTTACATTTTATTGCACTGCTGGAGGCATTTCAGCTGCCTTTATGTCAGCCTTCTGGTCCTTTGGCTATACGCGTTTAGCTGATAAGCTCCAAAGAACAGCTACGGACCCTGAGAAG GCACCTCCTCGGGCTGAAGTAATCAACAGCTTAAAAAATGCTATTCTCATAAATATTCTGGGAATGGGTGCTGCAGTGCTTGGTATGCAATCGACTGTTGGACTTTTGGTTGCCAAGGCTCTTACCTCATCAGCAACTCCGTATTACCAAGGGATGCGTCCTGGCTACAGCCCTGTCTTAGCATTAGACGTATTCTTGGTACAG GCCTCTGCAAATACCATCCTGTCTCATTTCTTAGGGCTTGTGTTGTCATTGGAGTTACTACGCTTTGTGACACTGCCACTGGAAGCTGTTGCAGTGCCGAGAGGCACGTAA